In the Clostridia bacterium genome, one interval contains:
- a CDS encoding iron-containing alcohol dehydrogenase, translating into MYYIIAKLPFIWLISSDMTNIKDIEKNNIQFLINRAIVSDDGKEYSLPLKDIIIDFNPFESFYNSINQFYGKGFRILFLCSKEWYDFTQSLKGAFCSREFFADDFVMQENIVSIKAAERFTANLKDDTRLIIGVGGYKVIETAKLISSSSKLPLVLYITTPECDTAISPYVCAYHNGIKDMFTTVTPQIVCVDMSIMDISQSSLGNGLGVLASKLTALWDWHFSNIFNNESCDYSLAQAALSIIKNFCQNAGNILYGDKSVIFDMIQTQLKLSAICQFAQNPRLMGGGEDSMYNVLEMFFLKENKELRNRGENLILCAKLIFRAYKVWLEKLKIETFFCPPDNTLRLEKLTDYLGLSELVALKKIYMVDNAEQWEIMQYKWNEYKDDLKTKLDEYYVFFQKLEKIFKRIYKDAGFWTTKYLTESDIMLMLGLAPDSSSKFTMLSFVKMTGILDMYLEGV; encoded by the coding sequence TTGTATTATATAATAGCTAAGCTGCCGTTTATTTGGCTTATAAGTTCTGATATGACTAACATCAAAGATATAGAAAAAAATAACATTCAATTTTTAATAAACCGTGCTATAGTTTCAGATGACGGCAAGGAATATTCTTTGCCTTTAAAAGATATTATTATTGACTTTAATCCATTCGAAAGTTTTTATAATTCAATTAATCAATTTTACGGAAAAGGTTTTAGAATTTTATTCTTATGTTCTAAAGAGTGGTATGATTTTACTCAAAGCCTAAAAGGCGCTTTTTGTTCAAGAGAATTTTTTGCAGATGATTTTGTCATGCAAGAAAATATAGTATCGATAAAAGCGGCAGAACGTTTTACAGCTAATTTAAAAGACGATACCAGACTTATAATAGGTGTTGGCGGTTATAAGGTTATAGAAACTGCCAAGCTCATAAGTTCTTCTAGCAAACTGCCTTTAGTATTGTATATAACCACTCCAGAATGCGATACTGCAATATCGCCTTATGTATGCGCATATCATAACGGAATAAAAGATATGTTTACCACTGTAACGCCCCAGATTGTATGTGTAGATATGTCTATTATGGATATCTCTCAAAGTTCGTTGGGTAATGGTTTAGGAGTTTTGGCATCCAAATTGACAGCCCTTTGGGATTGGCATTTTTCAAATATATTTAATAATGAAAGTTGTGATTATAGCCTTGCTCAAGCTGCATTAAGTATCATAAAAAATTTTTGTCAAAATGCTGGAAACATATTATACGGCGACAAATCCGTAATTTTTGATATGATTCAAACGCAGCTAAAGCTGTCCGCTATATGCCAGTTTGCCCAGAATCCACGGCTTATGGGCGGCGGAGAAGACAGTATGTATAATGTTTTGGAGATGTTTTTTTTAAAAGAAAATAAAGAGCTAAGAAACAGGGGAGAAAACCTAATCTTATGTGCAAAACTCATTTTTCGCGCATACAAAGTTTGGTTAGAAAAATTAAAAATCGAAACCTTTTTTTGCCCGCCTGATAACACATTACGGCTGGAAAAATTAACGGACTATCTGGGGCTTAGCGAGCTGGTTGCATTAAAAAAAATATATATGGTTGACAATGCAGAACAATGGGAGATAATGCAATACAAATGGAATGAATATAAAGATGACTTAAAAACAAAGCTGGATGAATATTATGTTTTTTTCCAAAAGTTAGAAAAAATTTTTAAAAGGATTTATAAAGATGCAGGATTTTGGACAACCAAGTATTTGACAGAATCCGATATTATGCTTATGCTTGGATTAGCACCAGATTCAAGTTCAAAGTTTACAATGCTGTCTTTTGTCAAAATGACAGGAATTTTGGATATGTATCTAGAAGGAGTATAA